One region of Salvelinus namaycush isolate Seneca chromosome 3, SaNama_1.0, whole genome shotgun sequence genomic DNA includes:
- the LOC120044513 gene encoding eukaryotic translation initiation factor 1-like produces MSAIQNLQTFDPFADATKGNDRLPSGTDDYIHIRIQQRNGRKTLTTVQGIAIDYDKKKLVKAFKKKFACNGTVIEHPEYGEVIQLQGDQRKNICTFLIEIGLAKEEQLKVHGF; encoded by the exons ATGTCCGCTATCCAGAACCTCCAAACTTTCG ACCCATTTGCTGATGCAACTAAGGGTAATGACAGGCTCCCATCTGGGACTGACGACTACATCCACATAAGAATCCAGCAGCGTAACGGCAGGAAGACTCTGACCACGGTCCAGGGCATAGCCATCGACTATGATAAGAAGAAGCTAGTCAAGGCCTTTAAGAAG AAATTTGCCTGCAATGGGACAGTGATTGAGCACCCAGAGTATGGGGAAGTGATTCAGCTGCAAGGTGACCAGCGCAAGAATATCTGCACGTTTCTGATTGAG ATTGGCCTGGCGAAAGAGGAGCAGCTCAAGGTCCACGGATTCTAG